From the genome of Malus sylvestris chromosome 13, drMalSylv7.2, whole genome shotgun sequence:
ACTAGACTACTCTGACAAAAATTGTATTCGACAGCAAAGGGCACAGGACTACTTGATCCCAATTTACGAGCAAATATCTAAATTACTAATGCTACAACTGGTGGTTTCTTATAAGTTCCGGAAAAAGATTTCTCTTTTATTTAAGCAAAAGGGTGTTTAACTAAATTCTTATAGAAAAACTCATCCTCTTCTTCCTTCCCTAATCCTTCCTGATCAACTACCTGCACAATTCAGCAGAGGCAGTGCCTTACCAATAATCCCGGAAGCCGAAACATGAGGATTTGAAAGGAATACATCAAATGGTTGGACCATTCTCAACTTCTGAGCATGACTCCTCCAAAGCTCAAAGTTCTTCTTAAAGGAAAATGCACTTGTGACAGACAAACCGGGAAGCAGAGTAACAGGAACTCCATCGCTCTGGCCACCGTCAAACCGCTCGGGTGTCCCTGAATTATGACGTGCACATACACGATAACTGGCCCCGGAGTCAGAAGCAACCGAAGCCAGATCAAGTGACATTGAGAATGGCACATCCCAATAGTTTCCGGGCTTGTCAACGAAAAGCCCGGGCCAAACTGCCTCCACTGTCAAATTATGATGAGGAAACTGCAATGTACATGATTATTCACAGCATTACTACAAATCCAGCAACAAGGGCACAAAATTGAGAATTTTCCAAATCAAAAAAAGCACCTTGTGCTGAAAAAGTGCTTTCTTTCGGGGTTTCTTGTCATCGCCATAACCGTCCACACTCAAAACCAATGTGTCATCAGCTGTTAGCCAAAACTCAGAACAGAAGGAAAGGGCGTACAGGGACTTCTCTCGCAGGTGGGTTCCAATACTTTGCATCCACGAAGATACAGAGTCCGGCGGCGCCTCCTTCCCGCTCTTTTTCACGGCGGAGATAAACCGCTGGAAATTGAACTGACCCAGAATCGTCCCGAACCTACAGAGAGCTTTTCAATTCGAGAATTAGTGATTCAACTTGAAAAATGCAAAAGGGAAATTGAGGTGGGTTTTGGCGGCGGGTACCAATTTTCGCCAATGGGTAGGGTGAGGACTCGCTGGAGAGTGAAGCCATCGGCGGCGGTGTAGGAAGGGACGAAAATGGAGGCCATGAAGCGCTGCATGAAGTCGATTTGCTTGGGCCGGGAGAGCCTGGGGCCTCGGGTGAGGCCCAGAGGAAGTGGGTCGCCGGGAACAGGTCGGACGAGTCCGTCGAGGGTCCTCGGAGTCGACACGTCGAGGTCCCAAAAGCTGCCGTCCATTGCCCATCTCAGCTTCTTCATCTCCATTTCCAGATTGCTTCTTGTTTTCagcttccttttcttcttaaaCCCATTTGATCTTCGACAAAGGTATGAGCGACAAGTCGTATAAATTTGGAAACAACAGTGCTTCCTGAGGGATAGGCTCGATTTTCCTACACTATTTAAAGTCTCGTTtgtatgtgcttttaaaataactgaaaacgtttttggtgaaaatgtttttggaaccaatccttagtaaaaatacaaattaatCCTGGAAAATCACTTAAAGGGCTttctggaagaagcacataactgatgTTTATtgcaaaaagcacttaaaagtgctcttgaaacccaaaaacattttctctaaaagagttttcagctattttaaaagcacatccaaacgagttaTAACTTTCTCTAATATAAACCCTAATAAATtctaaaaatcaatttttttttatttttcttttttaacaaacgacaatattatttacattaaaagaGTGAAGAAGTGGGTTAAGACTTATATAAAACAGACTCATCATTATTGTGGTGTCCTGATTCAATAATATAATGTTATGTTTAAACCTCTTCACATGTCGTATGCAAAAACTGCCACACTACATTATTAAACTGAAATGTGACGTGAAAATGAAATAATTAGTCCATTTCATATGAGTTGTTATCAAACGATGCCACACAGGAGTGAGATATTCGGTTTAATATGTCAATTTGCCTCATTCGTTTGAGCCTTGACATAGCTGAATTGACAATGGTTAAATTAGTAAAAATAAGTTAAAAACATTTGTGTAGTAAATCCGTCACTAAAGATAAATGCTCGAGGGCGTAAACAAGTCACTCATCATTGGAGAACTTAACAGAGTTAAGGTGAGATGGAAAGCATTATTTGTTTCGTGCCGGATCATCATAGAGACCAACACTTGATTTAGGATAATCTAATAAAAATCAATGTGATCAACTCGGTCAACTTTATCACTTGAtcaatatttacaacaaaattgCAGTTTCTACGACATAAAGTTCACCTCATTGTCCATGGCAGGCCCATTAAACCTCGAACAGTAGTATGAGTACGAATCATGAGCAAGTGTCTGCAGGGATGAAAGGATATAAGTGTTCGTTCAAAGTCTGTAGCCATGAAAACAATAGGGTTGTGTGTGCGTGTAATATATTGCTTATTTGCATCTTCTTCGAGTTTGTAGGTCTCTCTTTTTACACTGTTATCACGGCATCAGAATTTTGGTTACGAAAAATCCCGAGTTTGAATGCAGAGTGGAGGTACACCCACATTTTCTCTGTCAGCATTTCATCGTGCAGGGTTGCACGAGAAGAAGACAGTTTGGTTCATTCTACAATTTAACCTATGGTGTTTAGTAGTTCACAGAAAGCACGATACAAGAAAGCCATGATAGTTGAGTTACCTGTTCCTGTGATCGGAAATACATGAACGGTGTATAATGTAGGAAATTGGACACCCTGGAGGTATATATATCAGCATACCTGTAAAGATGGAAACGGAATTGAGAGAATCACTGTCAACGAGGGAACtcataatttcaattttaaCATCTGTTCACATTAACGAAAGATGAACATGTCGGAAGAAAGTACATACTTCTCAATTTGCCTCATCAAATGGCTTTTATCCCAGAAACCTGCACGGGAAAGAAATCCCCACCTAATGCACAGCAGGTTCACAAGGTCAACTGTATGTTCACAAGACTGAAACATTTTCCACAGATAAACCCTCGAAATgaaaaatcaattcttacctttTGTTGAAGAGCTCTCCATCTGCTTCTAGCATCGGAGCAATTTTCTGGTCTAGTCTTTGCATAACGATAAGTAGCTTTTGCATGCTTTCTGAGAGTTCTTGATCCTCCAAGTTTGTTGCAGCAAGGGTCTAAAAGTACAGAAAATTTCAGATAAAATTAAGAAGCACTACGTTCCATAACTCTTCGATTAGGCATTCACATTGCTTGCTGAATGCTGTGATTcaaaataaaaccaatttaGCTTATAGCTAACTAGAAACATAAGCAAAAATTCATAAGATAAAGCTTACTTGAGCAGGGCGCCCTTTAGTTTGCCTTTGTGAGGCGAGCCGAAGTTGGTTGAAAAGATCCCCTACGACCTCCTTTTGGTTTATAAGATCTACTAGTGCTGCTCTATGACCCCCGCTCTGAATCAAAGCACTATACTGCAGTTTCCAAATTTTCATGAACAAATGGAGACGTTTATCAGCATTCAACAGTTCAAGGATATTAAAATCCAAATTACTAGGACACCAAATTACAAATTTCGTTCGCAGGTGTTTGGTCTCAGGAATAAcagaaatatttataaaaaggcGGGTTTATTTTGTAGTCTCGATGTTTGTTCTAGGCAGTACTATATTATGAGTTATGCCACATTGTTAGTTTCACTTTCCCTTTATCAACTCATGTAAAGAGAAATCAACTACACAAACCTCTTCTTCCAATTCTCGGCAAACCAATGCTGTTCGCCATCGCAGATGAACTTTGGATTGACTTACATCTGTGTAGATATGATCACCAACATACAGTATTTCATCTCCATGGATATTTAGGGAATTCTCAACCATCTGAGCACTTCCCCCTGAATACAAGCCCCCTGCAGAAAGAAGACATTTCAATGAGAATGAGATTGTTAATTAAGTATAAATTAATCAAATAATCTGATCAATGCAAAGCACAGACAAATCGTCAGGAGATCCTGGCAAGCTGTGCGCCTTAATACATGCAACCAAATTCTTCTACTATAGCCATGAAGATGTGAATCCAATCAGGCATTCACTGTATTTCTTCCGTGCACATAAAGTTCTTGGAGTTTGGTGGCTGAGATTAGAGCCACAATTGAGTCCCACATCGGAAGTGAGGATAATCATCTATTGGTTTATAAGCAGTGATACCACACACACTATTGCCGAGGCCTTTTGTTAAAATCCCATACCCATTTATCTCCCGGGTGGCTAAAGTGGGGGGAATATCTGCAATACTGACACTCGTGTATGTGTGACCAGCTGGTGTGCTTCGGCACAACAAAGTTTACTACAAATTTTGAGTCATGACTACTATATGTCACCAGCCATTTATCAAGACTATGAGAAGACATTATTGTCCATACAATCACACGCAATTTTGTTTCCGGAATTGTTTATCCTAGACACCTTCAAAGCATGTTCAACAACATTTGCTCAAACAAGTTTAAGATATTCAGTGCTAAACAAGCAGAAGTACTGAGCATTAGCCATTATCACCTGTTTTAGCCTTGAAGCATGGACGCATGAGGCCCTCACCCGTCACTACCTCATACATTGGGTGTGACATTTGGAAGAACTCTGGCTTCCTTGCAGAGACTATTACCTGCATATGAGCGTAATAAACAAAAAGTGTAACTCACTGCTGTTGACACCTCGTTACAAATCTGAAGATCATTACTATTTATCATAGCCTTCTGTAGCAGATGCCCAAGAGTAATTATTATTCAATGTACATGAAGTTAAAACTAGATGGACGACGTTGACTTACAATGTCAAATAGATCCCTCCAACCCATCTCATTGGGAAGAAATCTGTTGAAGGAATGCTGCATCATTTTGTTTGTGTAATGATAATCTGAGTTGGTAATGAGCAGAAGCTTTTTACCAGCCTAATGCACAAATAAGTCTAAGTAAATTAGGAGTAAAATAATAGCCACATGCTATGCAAAAAATATGAGATCCTATAAGACAAACCTCTTTTTGATCCAAAAGCGCTAATGGCAATTCTGGATCAGGCTCCACAAACAGTTCAGGCTTAGACATTATTTCGCTCTGTATATATGCCCAAATCAGTTCTTTTTCATGAACCAATATCTGATTCTTATccaataaacaaataataaatatatatactaaCCTTTAGTTGACCCTCAACATGTGCCCGGAAGAGGGCTCTTCCAACAGCCTGAAATCATGTCAAAAGTTAAAACGGAGCAAGAAAAAACCAAGGCCCAAGCTCTATATAATTTAGGCAGAGCTT
Proteins encoded in this window:
- the LOC126597474 gene encoding protein TRIGALACTOSYLDIACYLGLYCEROL 4, chloroplastic-like isoform X1, which translates into the protein MEMKKLRWAMDGSFWDLDVSTPRTLDGLVRPVPGDPLPLGLTRGPRLSRPKQIDFMQRFMASIFVPSYTAADGFTLQRVLTLPIGENWFGTILGQFNFQRFISAVKKSGKEAPPDSVSSWMQSIGTHLREKSLYALSFCSEFWLTADDTLVLSVDGYGDDKKPRKKALFQHKFPHHNLTVEAVWPGLFVDKPGNYWDVPFSMSLDLASVASDSGASYRVCARHNSGTPERFDGGQSDGVPVTLLPGLSVTSAFSFKKNFELWRSHAQKLRMVQPFDVFLSNPHVSASGIIGAVMTASFGDSWVRSQIADDDPQGFRGFSFWAPGVKSAFLADIFASATFTAQHGNFQRLFLDLSRFHARLDFPSGSKFLSGAAHLAQDYFNSQQPNLEAIQDICPNATLSLQQQICGPVSFRVESGVAVELKNRDWNIRVDEPVFALEYALQVLGSAKAVAWYSPKHQECMIELRFYET
- the LOC126597474 gene encoding protein TRIGALACTOSYLDIACYLGLYCEROL 4, chloroplastic-like isoform X2, translated to MASLSSESSPYPLAKIALCRFGTILGQFNFQRFISAVKKSGKEAPPDSVSSWMQSIGTHLREKSLYALSFCSEFWLTADDTLVLSVDGYGDDKKPRKKALFQHKFPHHNLTVEAVWPGLFVDKPGNYWDVPFSMSLDLASVASDSGASYRVCARHNSGTPERFDGGQSDGVPVTLLPGLSVTSAFSFKKNFELWRSHAQKLRMVQPFDVFLSNPHVSASGIIGAVMTASFGDSWVRSQIADDDPQGFRGFSFWAPGVKSAFLADIFASATFTAQHGNFQRLFLDLSRFHARLDFPSGSKFLSGAAHLAQDYFNSQQPNLEAIQDICPNATLSLQQQICGPVSFRVESGVAVELKNRDWNIRVDEPVFALEYALQVLGSAKAVAWYSPKHQECMIELRFYET
- the LOC126597724 gene encoding uncharacterized protein LOC126597724, producing MYAAEALGKFSVFRETPASMAAMNHLRGPVRIRPMSQNFISSKNLLWNHGMKCQCSSGGGSVDEKSAFSVTSSSKYEVDYLGEKTKGDLNVKVEHLEAFGIDGDVTLKGPIEEVARVEAEEAGDLLRDLGIPSPFSSRQSPRGIFCSRTLNLRSISAIGYDMDYTLMHYNVIAWEGRAYDYCMENLKKVGFPVDGLAFDPDLVIRGLVIDKEKGNLVKPDRFGYVKRAMHGTTMLSNRAVSEMYGRELVDLRKETRWEFLNTLFSVSEAVAYMQMVDRLDDGTIAAEIGPLDYKGLYKAVGRALFRAHVEGQLKSEIMSKPELFVEPDPELPLALLDQKEAGKKLLLITNSDYHYTNKMMQHSFNRFLPNEMGWRDLFDIVIVSARKPEFFQMSHPMYEVVTGEGLMRPCFKAKTGGLYSGGSAQMVENSLNIHGDEILYVGDHIYTDVSQSKVHLRWRTALVCRELEEEYSALIQSGGHRAALVDLINQKEVVGDLFNQLRLASQRQTKGRPAQTLAATNLEDQELSESMQKLLIVMQRLDQKIAPMLEADGELFNKRWGFLSRAGFWDKSHLMRQIEKYADIYTSRVSNFLHYTPFMYFRSQEQTLAHDSYSYYCSRFNGPAMDNEVNFMS